A single region of the Lycium barbarum isolate Lr01 chromosome 2, ASM1917538v2, whole genome shotgun sequence genome encodes:
- the LOC132629151 gene encoding uncharacterized protein LOC132629151, translating to MLEEIRVRMMRRVGQLREFSETWITNISPMALKVLQENTSKSMKCTLEWNGEYGFEVKDSWGNKFIVNLNNNTCTCRSWMLKGIPCCHAIVALHFRKLEPTDYVAHWYTKDTYLKTYNSFIQPVTNMAMWPKLTNSPVLSPEIKKLPGRPKKCRRKEQTENKTGKLSKRGVEMTCSLCHAKGHNKKGCSMNPQSVRQRKGKGERDKY from the coding sequence atgcTTGAGGAAATTAGAGTCAGAATGATGAGAAGGGTAGGACAACTAAGAGAGTTTTCTGAGACTTGGATAACAAACATCAGCCCAATGGCTTTGAAGGTATTGCAAGAGAACACATCAAAGTCAATGAAGTGTACTCTTGAATGGAATGGTGAATATGGATTTGAGGTCAAGGACAGCTGGGGTAATAAATTCATAGTAAATCTGAACAACAATACTTGCACTTGTAGATCTTGGATGCTGAAAGGTATTCCCTGCTGTCATGCCATAGTTGCACTTCATTTCAGAAAATTGGAACCTACTGACTATGTTGCACATTGGTACACTAAGGACACTTACCTCAAAACATACAACTCATTCATTCAACCTGTTACTAATATGGCAATGTGGCCAAAGTTAACCAATTCTCCTGTCCTCTCACCTGAGATTAAAAAGCTGccaggtaggccaaagaagtgtAGAAGAAAGGAGCAGACAGAAAACAAGACAGGAAAGCTGTCAAAAAGAGGTGTTGAGATGACCTGCAGCTTGTGCCATGCAAAGGGTCACAATAAGAAGGGTTGTTCTATGAATCCACAATCTGTGAGGCAGAGGAAGGGTAAGGGGGAGAGGGACAAGTACTAG